GATCTCATCCAAGCTGAGATTCCTCTTTAGATAGATCTCCTCCCGGGCAAGCTTGGACATCCTGCTTCCACTCTCCTCGAGCGAAAGCATCAGGCTTCCCTTAAGATGAGCCTTGGCTAAGGCAAGCTCCTCTTCGGTCGCCCCCTTTTCGATAAACCTCCTTATCTCGTCCAAGATAAGAGAGAGCGTTCTTTTTAGCTTATCCGGACTTACTGCGGAATAGACCCCGAATACTCCCGAATCCCGATAGGCGGAGACGAAGGAATAAACGGAATAGGCAAGCCCCATCTCCTCTCTTATCTTCTGGAAAAGGCGGGAGCTCATCCCCCCACCTAAGATAAGGTTCAAAAGGGCGGTAGGATATCGCTCCTTGCTCCCCTGAGGAAAGGAACTCGTGCCCAAGATGAGGTGGACCTGTTCCAACCTCTTTCGGGAAACCAATCTTATCTCGCTCTTCGGCGTAGGTTTAGGAAAGCGATCAAGCGGGGGCTTTTCCCCAAGCCCTTCGAAATAGCTTCTCGCCAGCGCTACCACCCGGGAATGGTCCACATTCCCCGCAGCCGAAACTATCACCCGGGAGGGGGCGACCATCCGCCTGAAATAGGAGATGATATCCTTCCGCTCTATCTGGGATACGCTCTTTTTATTGCCAATGATGGAACGACCTAAAGGATGACCGGGAAAAAAAGAAGAAAAGAAGAGGTCGTGAGCGAGTTCGTCTGGGCTATCCTCGACCATCTTTATCTCTTCAAGGATCACCCCTCGCTCTCGCTCTACCTCCTCCTCAGGGAATAGGGGATTAACCAAGATATCGGCTAAGATATCGAAAGCGAGGGGGAGGTGTTCATCGAGCACCCGGGCAAAAAAACCGAGATATTCCCTGGTGGTGAAGGCATCGAGTTGACCCCCGATGCCATCCACTGCCTTCGCTATATCGAGCTGATTCCGCCTTTCCGTGCCCTTGAATACGGTGTGCTCGATGAAATGGGAGATACCAGCCAAGTCGTCCGGCTCATCCCGAGAACCAGCGGCTATGAAAACACCGATGGCGGCAGAACGCACCTCCCCCATCCGCTCGGTGATCACTCGGATACCGTTATTAAGAACCTCTCGCCTTATCATAGAGTGAGCTCAGTATTTACCTCCTCCCATCAGCCAGAGCATTATCGCCTTCTGCATATGGAGTCTGTTCTCCGCCTCATCCCAGACGGCGGATTGCTCGGAGTCTATCACTTCATCTACCACCTCTTCTCCCCGGTGGGCAGGGAGGCAATGCATAAAGATGGCATCGGGCTTCGCCTTCTTCATCAAAGCTGGGTTCACCTGATAGGGCTTGAGCTTTGCCAGCTTCACTGCCTTCTGGTCCTCCTGTCCCATCGATACCCAGACATCGGTGTAGATGACATCTGCGTCCTTAACCCCAGCGTCGATATCCTCGGTGATCTCGATCTTGGTCCCCATCTCCTTCGCTTCCTCTTCCGCCATCTTCACTATCTCCGGCTTAGGGAAGAAACCGGATGGTGAAACCACAGTGATATCCATCCCCGCCTTGGGGGCGGTGAGAAGAAGAGAATGGCAGACATTGTTACCATCACCGATATAGACGATCTTCCTCCCCTTCGTTTCCCCCTTCCACTCCATAATGGTGAAGTAATCAGCCATTGCCTGGCAGGGGTGAAGAAGATCGGTAAGTCCGTTGATAACCGGGACGGTGGAATACTCAGCGAGGTCGAGCACATCCTGATGGGCGTAGGTCCTCGCCATTATCCCATCAACATAACGGGAGAGAACCCTTGCTGTATCCGCTATCGTCTCCCCTCGTCCCAGCTGAAGGTCGCTTGCCGAAAGGTAGAGCCCAAGCCCTCCTAATTGATATATCCCCACCTCAAAGGAGACCCTGGTTCTGGTGGATGACTTCTGGAATATCATCGCCAGGGTCTTACCGGGGAGGGCATCCCTGTATTTTTCTGGATTCGCCTTAACATCCTTAGCGAGTTCGAAGAGATGATCGAACTCCTCCTTGCTCAAATCATGAACCGAAATAAAATCCCTCTTTGCCATAATGATTCACCTCCGAAAAATTGAGGGGGCAAGGCTCATCACGAGCCACATCGCCCCCTTAATTATAAACCAATATCTTCTTCACAAAGCCACTATCTGACGATCCTGGTGCCAGTTTTGCCCTCAAGGGCGTCCCAAAGCTTAGGGGCGGAGGTAATGAGCACCTCTTTTCCCGTCTCCCTGATGAAATTTATCGCCGCTCTGATCTTCGGTCCCATACTGCCGGGCGGGAACTGCCCCTCCTTCAGGTACTCCTCAGCTTCGTTTACCGTCATCTTGGGAACTGCTCTCGCAGTGGGTTTCCCGAAGTCGAGATAGACGCACTCGGCATCGGTGAGAATGATAAAAAGATCGGCGTTCACCTTCCGGGCAAGAAGAGAGGCGGTGTAGTCTTTATCGATTACCGCCTCAATACCACGGAGCATCCCCTTCTCGTCATAATAAACAGGGATGCCTCCGCCCCCGCCAGCGACCACCACCGTACCCGCCTTCACCAGGGTATTCACCGTCTCCCACTCAACCACCTCGATGGGAATGGGCGAGGCGACCACCCGACGATAGCCCCTTCCCGCATCCTCGACGATATCCCAGCCATCCTCCTTATGGTGCTTTTCCGCAACCTCCTTGGTGTAGAAGGGACCTATCGGCTTGGTCGGGTTTTTGAACATCGGATCGTTCCTATCCACCACCACCTGAGAGAGGATGACCGCTATGTTCTTACTTATACCGTTCTTCTTGAACTGGTTGTACATCGACTGGGCAAGCATATAACCCATCGATCCCTGGGACATCGCCCCACAGACATCGAGGGTGAACGGCTTCACCTTATCCTTTGCCGCCTCCACCTGAAGGAGGATGTTCCCCACCTGAGGACCGTTACCGTGAACAATGATCAGCTCGTAGCCCTGCTTGATGATCCCGATGAGACGACTACAAGCCTCCTCTGCATTCTTGAACTGCTGCCACTGATGTCCCTCCTCCCCAGCCTTGAGAATCGCATTTCCACCAAAGGCGACCAATGCAACTTTGTCTCCCATAAAGACCACCTTCCTATTTAAACCTGGCGAGGATCTCGGTCAGATTGGGGCTTCCTATCTCCTGAAGCTCATAGGTGACCCGAAGCGCCGGTTTGTTTATCTTGATCACCCGGCGAAGGTCGATCGGAGTGCCTATCAACACCAGATCACAATCGACCTTGTTCACCACCTGCTCCAGCTCCTTCATCTGCCTCTCGCCATAACCTAAGGCAGGAAGGAGAATGCCGATATCATATTTGGCATAAGCCTCGGCGATACTCCCGGTAACCCAGGGCCTCGGATCGACCAGCTCCTTGGCACCGAACTTGTGGGCTGCCATCACCGCTGCCCCGTACTTCATCTCGCCATGGGTGAGGGTAGGACCGTCCTCGATAGCGAGTACCCTCTTCCCCTTTATCTTCTCCCCTTCCTCAACGAAGAGGGGAGAGGCGCCATCGACCACGATCGCCTTCGGGTTGTACTTCCTGATGCTCTCCCTCACCTCCTCGATCCCTTCCCGGTCTGCAGTATCCATCTTGTTGATCACGATCACATCGGCACGGAGGAAGTTGGCAGCACCGGGATAGTAGGTGAGTTCATGCCCCGGACGATGGGGATCGGCAACCACGATCTCAAGATCGGGCTTGAAGAAGGGAAGGTCGTTGTTGCCTCCATCCCAGAGGATGATGTCCGCCTCCTTCTCTGCCTCACGGAGTATCTGTTCGTAATCCACACCGGCATAGACCACCACCCCGTTCTTGATATGGGGTTCGTACTCCTCCATCTCCTCGATGGTGCACTTCTCCTTCGCCATATCTTCAATGGTGGCAAAACGCTGGCACCGCTGAGCAACGAGATCCCCGTAAGGCATTGGATGACGGACCGCCACCACCTTCTTCCCCATCTCCCTGAGGATCTTAGCCACCCTCCTCGTGGTCTGGCTCTTGCCACAGCCGGTACGAACAGCGCAGATGGATACAACCGGCTTTTCCGACTTGAGCATCGTCGCCTCAGCCCCCATCAGTCTGAAGTCGGCACCAGCAGCGAGAACCTTCTCCCCCCGCTCCATCAGATACTGATGGGAGACATCGGAATAAGAGAAGACTACCTGGTTGATCTTCTCCCGTTTGATGAGATCGACAATTTCATCCTCAGAATAGATGGGAATACCATTGGGGTACAACTTACCCGCGAGTTCAGCGGGGTATTTTCTGCCCGAGATATTTGGTATCTGGGTAGCGGTGAACGCCACCACCTCATATGTCTCATTATCGCGGAAGTAGACATTGAAATTATGAAAGTCCCTTCCCGCAGCTCCCATTATTATCACCCGAATCCTGTCTGCCATTTTTCTCACCTCGCTATTATTTAGCCGTTAACTTCCTTTATAGCCTCTTCCAAGATATCCAAGGCTTTGTTCATCTCCTCCTCAGTAATAACCAGAGGAGGAATGAGACGAAGTACATTCCCGAAGGTACCACAGCTGATTACAATCAATCCCTTATCAAGAGCGATGCGCCGTACCTCCTTCACCCCTTCGGGATAGGGTTCTTTACCATCCTTAACCAGTTCGATTCCGATCATATAGCCCAGCCCCCGAACATCCCCGATCATCTTGTACTTCCTCTTCATATTATTCAGGCGATCATAGACCATCTCGCTTATCTTCTGCGCCCGCTCGAGGAGCTTCTCCTCACGAATCGTCTCGATGGTAGCGATAGCAGCAGCACAGGAAACAGGGTTTCCACCAAAGGTGGTGCCATGAGCACCAGGTGACCACTTGCTCATAATCTCCGGAGTCGAGGCAACCGCACTCAAGGGAAAACCAGAGGCGATGCCTTTAGCGATCGACATAATGTCGGGAACGACATCAAAATGCTCAGCAGCAAACCAACGAGCGGTACGACCAAAGCCGGTCTGGACCTCGTCGAAGACGAGCATTATCCCGTATTCATCAGCCATCTCCCGGAGCCCTTTTATGAACTCCTTGGGAGGATCGATATAACCTCCCTCACCCTGCACTGGCTCGATTATAAACGCTGCCACCTCCTCGGGATAGATCTCGTACTGGAACATCCTTCTGATGAACCCTAAACACTCCAAAGAGCAGGACTCCCGCTTCTGGCCATAAGGACAACGATAACAATAAGGATAGGGAACCCGGTAAACCTCAGGAAGAAGTGGACGATAATGGCTACGATATTTGGCACTCGAAGTGGTGACCGATACCGCAGCAAATGTCCTCCCATGAAATGCCCCTTGGAAGGAGATGATGCCAGGACGACCGGTAACATACCGGGCGAGCTTCATCGCTCCCTCAACCGCCTCGGCGCCAGAGTTGGAGAAGAAGAACATCCCGATATCACCCGGAGTAATCTCTGCAAGCATCTCAGCCAATTTGACGAACGAGTCGTAGTAATAGACGCAACCCGCGTGAATCAACTGATCTATCTGCTTCTTGGCTGCCTCGACTACCTTCGGATGTCTATGACCGGTATTCAAAACCGCGGTTCCCGCAGAGAGATCAAGATACCGCTTCCCGTCCTTCGTCTCCACATAGACCCCCTCGCCCTTTACCACCTCAAGCTGGGTATCCATCCCGAGTGCTGGGGTGATAACCTTTTTCGCCCGTTCAACTAAGTCTCCCATAAAAACCTCCTTTTTGAATTATAAAGACCAAAACCAACTATTTGATATTTCAAAAGTTAAATCCAAAAATCGTAATCCCCATTACCCTGAAAAATTAAAAAGGAGCCTCAGCACTAAGACCTCCGCTCCTTTTTAAAAACCGATTATGTCCTACCCGCTGGCGAAGTCTCACCGAGACTTCGTCCGGTTAATCTCACCCCCTTTATAGACAATTTTACTATAACAGGAGAGCATTAAACCTGTCAAGGGGAATCTTTGGCAAGAGCTGACTCCCGATATTTAAGGAGAAATCGCTCTATCTCTTGCTCGGTTGTAAAAAATGAACCCAAAGGAAGCCCTCCCTTATCTCCATGCCAATCAGACCCCCCGGTAATGAGAAGTCCCAGCTCGTTCGCCCTTTTTACAAGCTTTTTCCGTTCCTTGTCGGGGCACTGAGGATGATAAGCCTCCACCCCATCTATCCCCCGCTCTATCAGTGGCTGAAGGGCTTCAGCGATTTCATTGGGATAGGGATGCGCCCAGATAGCAATACCGGAAGCCCGATGAATAAGATCGATCACCTCCCCCGCCTCCGCCTTCTCCCGAGGGACATAAGCGGCACGGCCCCGTTTGAGATAGCGTTCGAAGGCTTCCTGAATGCTCTTTACATATCCATGCCTGAGGAGAACCCGAGCCAAATGGGGCCTTCCTATCGCTCCTTTGTTCCCCTCCGCCATCACCTCGGAGAGGCCTACCTTGAGCCCAAGTGAATTCAACTTCGCTACCATCTTCTCTATCCTATCCTCTCGAGCCCGTTGGTACCGTTCGTTAAAACGAGAGATAAGGGGAAGTTCCGGAGTTCTGAAATAGCCGAGGATATGGATATCGTGATCACCAAGAAAGGTGCTAAATTCCACCCCCGGGATAAAATCGATATCAAGCTCCTTCGCCACCTCAACCGCCTCGGCAAGTCCCCCCGTTGTATCATGGTCGGTGATCGAAATAAGGGAAAGCCCCGCATCCTTCGCCCTTCTCACCACCTCACTGGGGGAGAAAACCCCATCTGAAGCAGTACTATGAAGATGTAAATCTATCCTCATCATTGCTCCCATCAAGGGGAGGTATTGTATCACCCCAATCCCAACCTGACAAGAAAAATATATAATTAATTCTTTTTAACCTCTAATTTCAGGTTTAGCTCCTTTCTTGAATAGCTCCAAGAAGGAAGGGTATTTTCCCCGACAAAATCGAGAAGATCTATGCTCAACCAAGACGCTCTTTCATTACCATAACCAACTCTTTACGCCTCCCATTTCTTATTATCGTGAGACGCACCCTATCACCCACCCGGCGAGAGAGAAAAAGAAGCCGCAACTCCCCTGCCGAGCTCAACCTCCTTCCATCTACCGCCAGGAGGACATCTCCCCTCCTAAGGCCAGCGTCCCAGGCTGAGCTTCCCCGCTCAACATATACTACGAGGAAGCCTTCCCCTCTTCTTATCCCCAGCGCTCTCGCATAGTACTGGCTCAAAGGCCTCACCTGGAAGCCAAACCAGACCTGACGCACCCTCCCATAGCGCATCACCTCACGGAGAACCGCCTTCGCCCGGTTTATGGGAATAGCGAAACCAATGCCCATTGAGCCACCGCTTTTGGTAACGATAAAGGTATTTATACCTATCACCTTCCCTTCGGCGTTGACCAAAGGACCACCGGAGTTTCCCGGGTTTATGGCAGCATCGGTCTGGATCATATTCTGATAGATATGCTCATCGGAAGAGGAAGGGTAAAATGTGCGGTTGGTGGCGGAGATGACGCCAACGGTCACCGTCGGTTCTGGACCGGTGAGAAGATTGCCGAAGGGGTTGCCGATGGCGATCGCCCATTCGCCGATGATGAGCTTCTCCGAATCCCCAAGCTCGGCATAGGGAAGGTTCTTCCCCTTTATCTTCAGCACCGCGATATCGGCGTAGCGATCGGCACCAAGGAGCTTCGCCTCGAATTCCCGCCCATCGCTTAAGGTGACGAAGAACCTCTCTCCATCGGAGATAACATGGTGATTGGTGAGGATGTACCCTTGCCGGTTCACGATGAAGCCCGAGCCAAGCTTTGGGATCACCTCGTGATATTCCCGTCTTGGGAAGACATCGCGGAAGAAGGAGTTGAAAAATTCATCATAAAAGGGGGAAAGCTGGACCACTCGGGTCATCTCAACCGAGATGCTGACCACCGCCGGCTCAACCTTCTCCGCAGCGAGAACGATGGCGTTTCTCCTCGTCGTAGAGATGGATGCCTGTCCCCTTTCCCCTTCAAAACTCCCTGAAAGCATAAGCCCAAAAAGGAGAATGACCAGAGGGAGCCAGATGAATCTTTCCCTTCTTTTGGCATCTAATCTTTTCACTTTCATTACCCTCCTTTTTATATATCCAACACCGGTTTCCCCTTACCCAAGGGGAAAGCCGATTTGATGAGGGAAGTAACGAACCCCTTGGCTTCGAAAACCGCCTCTTTAATGGAAAAATCCTTAGCGAGAAAGTAGGATAAGGCAGCAGAAAAAGCACAGCCCGTCCCATGGGGAGAAGAGGAAAGTTTCGGGGAGGTGATGGTATCGCTCCTTTCCCCATCGAAGATTAGGTCAAGCGCCTCACCTGGGAAATGCCCCCCGGTAATGACCACAAAGCGGGGACCAAGGTCTTTTATTCTCCTTGCTGCCTTGAGCATTGAAGGATAATCGGAGATCTTGACCCCAGAAAGTGCCTCCGCCTCGGGGATATTCGGCGTCACCACATAGGCAAGAGGGAGAAGATCAGACTTAAAAAGAGAAAGGGCTGAAGAGGGAAGAAGCTCTCCTCCAGAGGAGGCGTGAAGGACGGGATCCACCACCAACTTGGGCATCGGGTGGGCTGTGAGGAAAGAGACGATTGCACAAAGGAGTTCCTCCCCTCCTACCATCCCCACCTTTCCCCCATCTATCCTCAGATCGGAGGCGATGGCTTCAAGCTCTCTTTCAACCGTCTCTTTGGGAAGGGGAAAAAAGCCGAAAACGCCTTTCGTGTTCTGGTAGGTGATGGCGGTTATCGCTCCGATCCCGTAAGCTCCCAGCCGGTTAAAAACCCGAATATCCAAACTCACCCCAGCGCCTGACACAGGGTCAAAACCAGCAATTGTGAGCAGGTTCAGCTTCATAAAATCACCTTTATCATTGGCGACGCTTAAGATAATAAACCTCCGAAACGCCGAGGAGGAAGAGAAGAATGCCCAACCCGGATACCGCTCCCCGGAAAAAGGGGTTTAGATATACCGAGGAAAGGGGAGGAAAAACGAAGAGAAAGTAATTCCTCTGCCAGATCCCGGTCCAGGGGGCGATTATCAGGAAGATACCTACATCGAAGCAATAAAGAACATAAAAGACAAAATTGAAAAGGGTGGAAAATCTCCTTCTTGATCCCATCGAATAAAATTTTACCACGAGTAAGAGGGTATGTTAAGATACCGATGGGAAATTGAAGATGAAAAGAGGAATCTACTTATTACCGTTCATTCTTGCTCTATTCCTTCCAAGAGAAGAGGGGAGCGATATAGTCTACCGGATCCAGGCGAAGTACGAGGCGATAAACAGCCTCTCCGCCCGTTTCAGCCAAACACTAATCAATAAAACCTACGATAAGAAGCTCACCGAACAAGGAAAGCTCTACATCAAAAAACCGGGCAAGATGCGTTGGGAGTATGAAAAGCCGGAGAAAAAGCTGTTCATCTCCGATGGGAAGAAGATCTACTGGTATCTGGTGGAAGATAACGAGGTTCAGATAATGGACTTCTCGACGGAGAACCCGAAGAAAACCCCTATCCTCTTCTTGATGGGAAAGGGGAACCTCCTCCGCGATTTCACCGTCATCGAGGTAGAGCTGAAAAAACCGATCGATAAGGATAGCTATCAACTGAAGCTGGTTCCCAAGGATGAGGAGGACTTCGAATATCTACTCCTCGAGGTGGAAAGAAAAAGGGCGCTGATCGAGCGGATGATAATCGTCGATCAGCTGGGAAATATCACCGACTTCATCTTCTCCGATATAAAGGAAGACCCGAAGCTTCCCGATCCCCTTTTTACCTTCACCATCCCCAAAGGGGCTGAGGTCTACCGGGTAAAGGGGAAGGGAGAATAAAGCAGGGTATAAGATGTTCAAAGCGAAGCGGGCGATTTTCCTCACCCTCGTTGTAAGCATACTCTCTGCCTTCCTCCTCGTTTCCTCGGACGATAAGGAAGGGCACCCGGTGATAATCACCGGGATGGTGAAGGACGAGGCAGGAAAACCGCTTCCTCGGATGCCGGTAGTCCTCGTTCTTGAAAGGGTGAGGTTCAAAGGTAGAGGGATACCTCCTGAGGTAGTGGAAGAAAAAACCATATCCACCACCACTGACGGGGATGGGTTCTACCGATTAGCGGCGATCATCGAGCCAAAATTCAATCGTATCCTCCTTCGGTTCTACTCGGAGCAGGGGTTCGACAAAGTGCGCTACGCCATCCCGAAGGAGATGAATATAACCTGGAGGGCGAAAAGGAGATCCGAGCTAAGATTAGACAAGGTAATCAAGGAGAACCCCCTATGGGAGAAGGTAAAAGTACTCATCGCCCGCTATGGCTATCGGTCTCCAAAGGGAAGGGTACTCCGTACCCGAGGACTACCCGATAAGACGGAAAAGGGAAACCGAGGAAAATGCGAGCTCTGGTGGTATTATGAAGAGGGGGTATGCTATCGTTTTCGCGGGGAGAAACTCGAGCGGGTATTCAAGTTCAACCCAATAAAAAAGGAAGGGCCACCAAAACCGAAGGAGAAAGGGGAAAGTGAAGTTCTCTAAAATAGAGAAGCTCGCCTCTCCTGAGCTCGAAGAGGCGGAGAGGATAATCAAGAAGATGCTAAGCGAGGAGGGAAGAGTCCTCCATCGACTGGGAGTGGATGCTTATTCCGAAAAAAGGAAAAGAGCCCGCCCCCTAACCCTTATCCTAACCGGAAAGAGTCTCGGATATAATAGGGGAAAGCTTCCCCACTACGGGGCGGTGGTAGAGCTCATCCACACCTCTACCTTGGTGCACGACGATATAATCGACAAGGCGGAGCTCCGGCGAGGAAAGCCCACCCTGAACAGGAAATGGGGTGAGGAGCTTTCCCTCCTTTTCGGCGACCAATTATTCCTTCGCGCCCTTCGTTTAGCCCTCGAGATAGGAGAGAAAGATATAACCTCCCTCATACTTAAAGGAACCCTCGAGATGATCGAAGGGGAAGCAGAGGAGAAAATCAGGGCTGGCGACCTCGCCCTCTCCGAGGAGGAATATTTGAAAACGGTGCGAAAGAAAACCGGGGCTTTATTCTCCCTCTCGGCGGAGATCGGCACCGTCCTCGGGGGAGGGGATGATGAAATGAGAAAAGCTGCTTCGGAATTCGGCTACCTCTTCGGGACCGCTTTCCAGATAGCGGATGATATCCTTGACCTTACCAAAAACGATGATGCGCTCGCAAAATCGGCGGGAAACGATCTCCCTCAGGGAAAGATCACCCTCCCTGTCATCTACCTCCTTGAGGAAGGGGGAAAAGAAGAAAGAAAGCTCATAGAAAACATTGTAAAGGAGAAAACCTATTCCTCAGTAACCAGGGAGGAGGTGATTGATGCTCTCTCCCCTGTCGCCCTGAACAGGGCATACCGTAAAGCCTACGAGCTTGTCGAGAGGGCTAACGAAAAGCTGGAAGCGGTTCTTCCCCGATCAGAGGAAAGGGAAGCCCTCTATGAGCTCACTTTTCTTATGATAGAAAGGGCGAAGGTGGGGTAAACCACCTCTAATAGTTGAGGAGGAACGATATGAACTACGGAGAGAAGATCATCGAATTAAGAAAAAAGATGAGGGAAAAACATCCCCTTATCCATCACATCACCAACTTCGTGGTAATGCACAGCACCGCAAACGGCACCATCGCCATTGGCGCCTCCCCAGTGATGGCTCATAGCCAGGACGAAGTGGAGGAGATGACCTCATTCGCTTCTGCTCTCGTCTTAAACATCGGCACCCTCACCAAGGGGTGGATCGATGCAATGATCCTGGCAGGGAGAAGGGCGAACGAGCGAGGTATTCCCGTGGTCCTCGATCCGGTGGGTGCTGGAGCGACCAGCCTCCGCACAGACGAGGCGAAACGGATACTCGATGCAGTCAAAGTCTCGGTTATCCGGGGAAACCCAGCCGAGGTAGCCACATTGGTTGGGGAAAAAGCGGCGATACAAGGGGTCGATTCCCTCCAGGAGGCAGACGAGGTGAAACACCTTGCCCCAAAACTCGCCCGCAAGCTATCTTCAGTGGTAGCCATCACGGGAAAGACCGATTTCATAACCGATGGTGAAGTTCTTATCGCCTGTGATAAT
This region of Acidobacteriota bacterium genomic DNA includes:
- a CDS encoding polyprenyl synthetase family protein; the protein is MKFSKIEKLASPELEEAERIIKKMLSEEGRVLHRLGVDAYSEKRKRARPLTLILTGKSLGYNRGKLPHYGAVVELIHTSTLVHDDIIDKAELRRGKPTLNRKWGEELSLLFGDQLFLRALRLALEIGEKDITSLILKGTLEMIEGEAEEKIRAGDLALSEEEYLKTVRKKTGALFSLSAEIGTVLGGGDDEMRKAASEFGYLFGTAFQIADDILDLTKNDDALAKSAGNDLPQGKITLPVIYLLEEGGKEERKLIENIVKEKTYSSVTREEVIDALSPVALNRAYRKAYELVERANEKLEAVLPRSEEREALYELTFLMIERAKVG
- the thiM gene encoding hydroxyethylthiazole kinase, with the translated sequence MNYGEKIIELRKKMREKHPLIHHITNFVVMHSTANGTIAIGASPVMAHSQDEVEEMTSFASALVLNIGTLTKGWIDAMILAGRRANERGIPVVLDPVGAGATSLRTDEAKRILDAVKVSVIRGNPAEVATLVGEKAAIQGVDSLQEADEVKHLAPKLARKLSSVVAITGKTDFITDGEVLIACDNGDPMLRLVTGTGCLATTAIACFSAISPDPVIASAAGLSYFGLAGEKAAKRAKSPGSFEVALLDSLYDLTDEEIKEGVKLKYEKAV